A region of Brevundimonas sp. NIBR10 DNA encodes the following proteins:
- the thpR gene encoding RNA 2',3'-cyclic phosphodiesterase, with protein MIRLFTALSMPWDVVETLKRRQTGLPGARWRPEEALHVTLAFYGEVTETQADDLAAELARIPSGRFDIELKGVGAFGDDHRSTTLWAGVEANERLNVLAGRCKAAAERAGIRMEKRTYRPHLTLAYLKTQTNPDRIAAWIAGHNLLHSPAIPIDRFGLYSSTVSDDGSFYQLEREYPL; from the coding sequence ATGATCCGGCTGTTCACCGCCCTGTCCATGCCCTGGGATGTCGTGGAGACCCTCAAGCGCCGCCAGACCGGCCTGCCCGGCGCGCGCTGGAGGCCTGAGGAGGCCCTGCACGTCACCCTGGCCTTCTATGGCGAGGTCACCGAGACCCAGGCCGACGACCTCGCCGCCGAACTGGCCCGCATCCCGTCCGGCCGGTTCGATATCGAGCTGAAGGGCGTGGGCGCATTCGGCGACGACCACCGCTCGACCACCCTCTGGGCCGGGGTGGAGGCGAACGAGCGGCTGAACGTCCTGGCCGGGCGCTGCAAGGCGGCGGCGGAGCGGGCGGGGATCCGGATGGAGAAGCGCACCTACAGGCCGCACCTGACCCTGGCCTATCTGAAGACCCAGACCAATCCGGACCGGATCGCGGCCTGGATCGCCGGTCACAACCTGTTGCATTCGCCGGCTATCCCGATCGACCGGTTCGGCCTGTATTCCAGCACGGTCAGCGACGACGGCAGCTTCTATCAGCTCGAACGGGAGTACCCGCTGTGA
- a CDS encoding GNAT family N-acetyltransferase — translation MSQAPGPVIETERLILRPTAASDFERWCDFQSDPETTRFIGGPQTPAQVWRAMMSVAGAWTLTGVGFFSLIEKSTGQWMGRIGPWQPHGWPGTEVGWSLHRDAMGKGYAIEAAVASMDYAVDVLGWTDVVHTIDPANSASARVAERLGSTNRGPGRLPPPFESATVDVWGQTADAWRENRRRFIDGTGIGRPQ, via the coding sequence CTGTCGCAGGCCCCCGGTCCCGTGATCGAGACCGAACGGCTGATCCTGCGCCCGACGGCGGCGTCGGATTTCGAGCGGTGGTGCGACTTCCAGTCGGACCCGGAGACCACGCGCTTCATCGGCGGCCCCCAGACCCCGGCCCAGGTCTGGCGCGCCATGATGTCCGTTGCCGGGGCCTGGACCCTGACAGGCGTCGGCTTCTTTTCGCTGATCGAGAAGTCGACCGGCCAGTGGATGGGCCGGATCGGGCCGTGGCAACCCCACGGCTGGCCGGGCACGGAGGTCGGCTGGAGCCTGCATCGCGACGCCATGGGCAAGGGCTATGCGATCGAGGCGGCGGTGGCGTCGATGGACTATGCGGTCGATGTCCTCGGCTGGACCGACGTGGTCCACACCATCGATCCGGCCAACAGCGCGTCGGCCAGGGTCGCCGAGCGGCTGGGTTCGACCAACCGTGGCCCGGGCCGCCTGCCGCCCCCGTTCGAGAGCGCGACGGTCGATGTCTGGGGTCAGACGGCGGACGCGTGGCGCGAGAACCGCAGACGCTTCATCGACGGGACAGGCATCGGTCGCCCTCAATAG
- the odhB gene encoding 2-oxoglutarate dehydrogenase complex dihydrolipoyllysine-residue succinyltransferase: protein MADILTPTLGESVSEATIGKWTKKVGDPVRKDEVLVELETDKVSLEVVAPADGTLSDIKAADGDTVVPGTVLGVVTEGAAASAAPAPAKAAPAAAATAVPATPAAPAAAPVAASGGSVSIAVPTMGESVAEGTMGKWLKANGESVKKDEVLVEIETDKVAVEVSAPADGVLTIAADEGSTVTPGQSIGSIAAGAGAAAAATAAAPAASANAGSAQIKSGGATLSPAVQRVVTENNLDPKAIAATGPKGNITKGDALAAAAAPAPAAAPAPAPKPAAAITPRADQPREERVKMTRLRQTIARRLKESQNTAAQLTTFNEVDMTQVMALRTAYKDAFEKRHGVKLGFMSFFTKAVVNALHEIPAVNAEIDGTDIIYKNHYDIGVAVGTDKGLVVPVLRDADTLSLAGIEKGIADLGKAARDGALTMDQLQGGTFTITNGGTYGSLMSTPILNAPQSGILGMHNIVQRPMAINGEVKIRPMMYLALSYDHRIVDGKEAVTFLVRVKEHLEDPQRFLLDL, encoded by the coding sequence ATGGCCGACATCCTGACCCCCACGCTTGGTGAATCCGTCTCCGAGGCCACCATCGGCAAATGGACCAAGAAGGTCGGCGATCCGGTCAGGAAGGACGAGGTCCTGGTCGAGTTGGAAACCGACAAGGTCTCTCTGGAGGTCGTGGCTCCCGCTGACGGCACCCTGTCCGACATCAAGGCCGCGGACGGCGACACCGTGGTTCCGGGAACGGTTCTGGGCGTCGTGACCGAAGGCGCTGCCGCCTCTGCCGCCCCTGCGCCTGCCAAGGCCGCCCCGGCCGCCGCGGCCACCGCCGTTCCCGCCACACCGGCTGCGCCCGCCGCCGCCCCTGTTGCTGCTTCCGGCGGTTCGGTCTCGATCGCCGTCCCGACCATGGGCGAGAGCGTCGCCGAGGGCACGATGGGCAAGTGGCTCAAGGCCAACGGCGAATCCGTCAAGAAGGACGAGGTCCTGGTCGAGATCGAGACCGACAAGGTCGCGGTCGAGGTCTCCGCCCCCGCCGACGGCGTCCTGACCATCGCGGCCGACGAAGGTTCGACCGTGACGCCGGGCCAGAGCATCGGATCGATCGCCGCCGGTGCCGGTGCGGCGGCCGCAGCTACCGCTGCCGCGCCGGCCGCCTCCGCCAACGCCGGTTCGGCCCAGATCAAGTCGGGCGGCGCCACCCTGTCGCCCGCCGTCCAGCGCGTGGTGACCGAGAACAACCTCGATCCCAAGGCCATCGCCGCCACGGGACCCAAGGGCAACATCACCAAGGGCGACGCCCTGGCTGCCGCCGCCGCGCCCGCTCCGGCCGCTGCGCCGGCCCCGGCTCCGAAGCCTGCCGCCGCCATCACGCCTCGCGCCGATCAGCCGCGCGAGGAGCGGGTCAAGATGACCCGCCTGCGCCAGACCATCGCGCGTCGCCTGAAGGAATCCCAGAACACCGCCGCCCAACTGACCACCTTCAACGAGGTGGACATGACCCAGGTCATGGCGCTCCGCACCGCCTACAAGGACGCCTTCGAAAAGCGCCACGGCGTCAAGCTGGGCTTCATGAGCTTCTTCACCAAGGCCGTGGTCAACGCCCTGCACGAAATCCCGGCCGTCAACGCCGAGATCGACGGCACCGACATCATCTACAAGAACCACTATGACATCGGCGTGGCCGTCGGCACCGACAAGGGTCTGGTGGTTCCGGTCCTCCGTGACGCCGACACCCTGTCGCTCGCCGGCATCGAGAAGGGCATCGCCGACCTCGGCAAGGCAGCCCGCGACGGCGCCCTGACCATGGACCAGCTTCAGGGCGGCACCTTCACCATCACCAACGGCGGCACCTATGGGTCGCTGATGTCGACGCCGATCCTGAACGCGCCCCAGTCGGGCATCCTGGGGATGCACAACATCGTCCAGCGCCCGATGGCCATCAACGGCGAGGTCAAGATCCGCCCGATGATGTACCTGGCCCTCAGCTACGATCACCGCATCGTCGACGGCAAGGAAGCCGTGACCTTCCTGGTCCGCGTCAAGGAACACCTGGAAGACCCGCAACGGTTCCTGCTGGACCTGTAA
- a CDS encoding 2-oxoglutarate dehydrogenase E1 component, with product MADDAGRLNQVFAETSFLYGANAAFIEGLHEQWAADPASVTAEWRSFFDQLKDTAATVTASGAAGGWGRGAILEPTEETGVFDGVWPAPKPDPKKPVPVAKTAPAPVEAASAPSADAVRAAAHDSIRALMLIRTYRVRGHLHAKLDPLGIEQPIQNAELTPEFHGFGPGDLDRPIYLDGVLGLQYATVRELMAILEKTYCGPIGIQYMHIAEPEEKAWLQQRFEGADKFDRTTFTREGKLAILNKLIEAEGFERFSHKRFPGTKRFGLDGGEAMVPALEQMIKRGGALGVDEIVIGMAHRGRLNTLATVMGKPYKVIFHEFQGGSAVPSDVEGSGDVKYHMGASSDREFDGKKVHLSLTANPSHLEIVNPVVLGKARAKQAFDIREANAGLPESQWALDRSKVMPLLIHGDAAFAGQGVVAECFALMGLKGYRTGGTMHFVINNQIGFTTSPRNSRSTPYCSDVALMVQAPILHVNGDDPEAVVFAAKVATEFRQKFHKDVVVDMFCYRRYGHNEGDDPTFTQPLMYSKIRALSSTREIYARQLVGEGVLSQADADALVTKFEAWLDEQFEAGKTFQADKADWMDGQWKGVGMPEDDERRGKTEVPAEKLRDYGHRLTTIPNSIDMHKTLKRVIEARREAIDTGNIDWATAESLAFASLLDEGFPIRLSGQDSVRGTFSQRHSGIIDQTTEERYIPLNNLREGQSHFEVIDSALSEEAVLGFEYGYSLADPNTLVMWEGQFGDFVNGAQVVIDQFITSGERKWLRMSGLTMLLPHGYEGQGPEHSSARLERFLQQCAEDNIQVANCTTPAQYFHILRRQMQRPFRKPLVIMTPKSLLRHKKAVSSIAEMAEGSSFHRVLHDDAQTRPEISGIKIKADKDIRRVVLCSGKVYYDLLDVREKKVAAGEPCDDVYLLRLEQFYPWPMKSVSIELARFPNAELVWCQEEPKNMGGWTFVDPWLELTLDKLKIKAKRARYVGRPASASTAAGLMSRHLKELKAFTDEAFA from the coding sequence ATGGCGGACGATGCCGGTCGGCTGAACCAGGTCTTTGCCGAGACCAGCTTCCTCTACGGAGCCAATGCCGCCTTCATCGAGGGCCTGCACGAGCAGTGGGCCGCCGATCCGGCCTCGGTGACGGCCGAGTGGCGCTCCTTCTTCGACCAGCTCAAGGACACGGCCGCAACGGTGACGGCGTCGGGTGCCGCCGGTGGCTGGGGTCGCGGCGCGATCCTGGAACCGACCGAGGAAACCGGCGTGTTCGACGGCGTCTGGCCGGCACCGAAGCCCGATCCGAAGAAGCCGGTGCCCGTCGCCAAGACCGCCCCGGCCCCGGTCGAGGCCGCCTCGGCTCCTTCGGCAGACGCCGTCCGCGCCGCCGCCCACGATTCGATCCGCGCCCTGATGCTGATCCGCACTTATCGGGTGCGCGGCCACCTGCATGCCAAGCTCGACCCGCTGGGCATCGAACAGCCGATCCAGAACGCCGAACTGACCCCGGAATTCCACGGCTTCGGCCCGGGCGACCTCGACCGCCCCATCTATCTCGACGGCGTTCTGGGGCTCCAGTACGCGACCGTCCGCGAGCTGATGGCCATCCTGGAAAAGACCTACTGCGGTCCGATCGGCATCCAGTACATGCATATCGCCGAGCCCGAGGAGAAGGCCTGGCTGCAGCAGCGCTTCGAGGGTGCCGACAAGTTCGATCGCACCACTTTCACCCGGGAAGGCAAGCTGGCCATCCTGAACAAGCTGATCGAGGCTGAGGGCTTCGAGCGGTTCAGCCACAAGCGCTTCCCCGGCACCAAGCGGTTCGGTCTGGACGGCGGCGAGGCGATGGTCCCGGCGCTGGAGCAGATGATCAAGCGCGGCGGCGCCCTGGGTGTCGACGAGATCGTCATCGGCATGGCCCACCGGGGCCGTCTGAACACCCTCGCGACCGTGATGGGCAAGCCCTACAAGGTCATCTTCCATGAGTTCCAGGGCGGCTCGGCCGTGCCGTCGGACGTCGAGGGTTCGGGCGACGTCAAATATCACATGGGGGCCTCGTCGGACCGCGAGTTCGACGGCAAGAAGGTCCACCTGTCGCTGACCGCCAACCCCTCGCACCTCGAGATCGTCAACCCGGTCGTCCTGGGCAAGGCGCGGGCGAAACAGGCGTTCGACATCCGCGAGGCCAATGCGGGTCTGCCCGAAAGCCAGTGGGCGCTCGACCGCTCCAAGGTCATGCCCCTGCTGATCCACGGCGACGCCGCGTTCGCGGGTCAGGGCGTGGTCGCCGAATGCTTCGCCCTGATGGGTCTGAAGGGCTACCGTACCGGTGGGACGATGCATTTCGTCATCAACAACCAGATCGGCTTCACGACCAGCCCGCGCAACTCGCGCTCGACGCCCTATTGCTCGGACGTCGCCCTGATGGTCCAGGCGCCGATTCTGCACGTCAACGGCGACGACCCTGAAGCGGTCGTCTTCGCCGCCAAGGTGGCCACCGAGTTCCGCCAGAAATTCCACAAGGACGTGGTGGTGGACATGTTCTGCTACCGCCGATATGGCCACAACGAAGGCGACGACCCGACCTTCACCCAGCCCCTGATGTATTCCAAGATCCGCGCCCTGTCTTCGACGCGCGAGATCTATGCGCGACAGCTGGTCGGCGAGGGCGTGCTGTCTCAAGCCGACGCCGACGCCCTGGTCACCAAGTTCGAGGCCTGGCTGGACGAACAGTTCGAGGCCGGCAAGACCTTCCAGGCCGACAAGGCCGACTGGATGGACGGCCAGTGGAAGGGCGTGGGTATGCCCGAGGACGACGAGCGTCGCGGCAAGACCGAGGTCCCGGCCGAGAAGCTGCGCGACTATGGTCACCGCCTGACGACCATCCCGAACTCGATCGACATGCACAAGACGCTGAAGCGCGTCATCGAGGCGCGTCGCGAGGCGATCGATACCGGAAACATCGACTGGGCCACGGCCGAGAGCCTGGCCTTCGCCTCCCTGCTGGACGAGGGCTTCCCGATCCGGCTGTCGGGCCAGGATTCGGTGCGCGGCACCTTCTCGCAGCGCCACTCGGGCATCATCGATCAGACGACCGAGGAGCGCTACATCCCGCTCAACAACCTGCGCGAGGGCCAGTCCCATTTCGAGGTGATCGATTCGGCCCTGTCGGAAGAGGCCGTGCTGGGCTTCGAGTACGGCTATTCGCTGGCCGATCCGAACACCCTGGTCATGTGGGAGGGCCAGTTCGGCGACTTCGTCAACGGGGCCCAGGTCGTGATCGACCAGTTCATCACCTCGGGCGAACGCAAATGGCTGCGCATGAGCGGCCTGACCATGCTGTTGCCGCACGGATATGAGGGCCAGGGTCCGGAACACTCCTCGGCCCGCCTCGAACGCTTCCTGCAACAATGCGCCGAGGACAATATCCAGGTCGCCAACTGCACGACGCCCGCCCAGTATTTCCACATCCTGCGTCGCCAGATGCAGCGGCCCTTCCGCAAGCCGCTGGTGATCATGACGCCCAAGAGCCTGCTGCGGCACAAGAAGGCGGTGTCTTCCATCGCCGAGATGGCCGAGGGTTCGTCCTTCCACCGCGTCCTGCACGACGACGCCCAGACCCGCCCCGAAATCTCGGGCATCAAGATCAAGGCCGACAAGGACATCCGCCGCGTCGTCCTGTGCTCGGGCAAGGTCTATTACGACCTGCTGGACGTGCGCGAGAAGAAGGTCGCGGCCGGCGAACCCTGCGACGACGTCTATCTGCTGCGGCTGGAACAGTTCTACCCGTGGCCGATGAAGTCGGTGTCGATCGAACTGGCCCGCTTCCCCAACGCCGAACTGGTCTGGTGCCAGGAAGAGCCCAAGAACATGGGCGGCTGGACCTTCGTCGATCCGTGGCTGGAGCTGACGCTCGACAAGCTGAAGATCAAGGCCAAGCGCGCCCGTTACGTCGGTCGCCCGGCCTCGGCCTCGACCGCCGCCGGCCTGATGAGCCGCCACCTCAAGGAACTGAAGGCCTTCACCGACGAGGCCTTCGCCTGA